The Colwellia sp. M166 genome segment CAAACCAAAGAGTGCCATTACTAAAAATATCGTTTGTTCGCCAAATTTTCCGGCAATAAAACCGCCTAAAATACCACCAGCAAAAGCGCCTAAAAACTGACTACTAGAGTAAATCCCCATAACACTACCTTTTACGCCGGCAGGGGCAATGCGCGACAATATTGACGGCATGGTGGCTTCTAAATAGTTAAAGGCTGTAAAAAACATCATCACCGATACCACCAATGTGGTCATACTGCTAGGTAGATACCACAGCAACAACAAGGCTAGCGTTAACAAAGCAACTGCAACACTAAACATTTGTTTTTCTTTTTGTTTCTTTATAGCAATGATCATAAATGGCACCATGAGGAAAAAAGACCCTAGCAGTGTCGGTAAATAAAGTTGCCAATGCTGTTCAAGGGCTAAGCCGCTAGCAACAAATTGTTTAGGTAAAGTAACAAAGCAGGCAGTCAATGCCATATGGAGAATAAAAACGCCGCCATTTAAGCGTGATAACTGACCATCACGCACTAAGCTACCAAGCTTAGAAGGCAGCGCAACATTATCGCCTTTAGGCGCGGTATTAATTGAATTAGGCACAACGAATTGAATGGTCAACATGGCAAAAATAGTGAGTATGGCGATAAACCAGAACAAACCACTTAAACCAAATGCTTGCGCAACTATGGGACCAATAATCATCGCTACAGTAAATGATACACCGATAAACATACCAATAGTCGCCATGACTTTCGGTCGTTGTTCTTCACGACTTAAGTCTGCGGCTAAGGCCAATATAGCACTCGCTATAGCGCCCATGCCTTGTAAGGCACGACCAAGTACCACACCGTAAATGGTGTCCGACATTGCGGCCACAACGCTACCCAATAAAAACATCACTAAGCCTGCCAGTATCACCGGCTTTCGGCCAAATTTATCTGATAAAATTCCCATTGGAATTTGTAGTAGTGCTTGCGTTAAACCATAAGCACCGATAGCTAAACCTATCCATATCGGACTGTAACCAATAAGTTGTTCACCATAAATGGCAAACACAGGTAAAATCATAAACAGACCTAACATACGCAGGCCAAACACTGAGGCTAACGAAAATGCGGCCTTCTTCTCAATACTATTTAAACCGGATGCGCTCATGAAATGTTAACTCTTATTTAAACTGGAAATAATTAAACTGAAAATCTGGCTAGAAAAACCGGCATATCTTAACACGGCCTCCTAATGAACAAAAACAGAGATTTAAGATGAATTCGGATTAAAAACTATGCGATAATTCTCGGTTCTAACTTTATGTGTAGATGTCATAGCAAATGAAATAATGTCACGTTAATTTCAACGATACATTGATTTACTTGTTAGCAACAACACTTAGTACATTTCGCTTTTAAAATTACCTTTGCTGGTGGATATTCTAGTGCTAATGAATATGGTAAGTGTTGATATAGCGTAAGGTAATTTACATCCAGTCAGGCAATTTGCATATAAAAATTTGCTATCGAAATTCCCTGACGCTCAACTGGTCACAATATCATTATGAAGAAAATTGAAGTCAGGGGTGCTCGTACCCATAACTTAAAAAATATTAATGTAGATATTCCTCGCGACAAGTTAGTTGTTATTACCGGCCTCTCAGGCTCAGGTAAGTCTTCATTAGCCTTTGATACCTTGTA includes the following:
- a CDS encoding MFS transporter; this encodes MSASGLNSIEKKAAFSLASVFGLRMLGLFMILPVFAIYGEQLIGYSPIWIGLAIGAYGLTQALLQIPMGILSDKFGRKPVILAGLVMFLLGSVVAAMSDTIYGVVLGRALQGMGAIASAILALAADLSREEQRPKVMATIGMFIGVSFTVAMIIGPIVAQAFGLSGLFWFIAILTIFAMLTIQFVVPNSINTAPKGDNVALPSKLGSLVRDGQLSRLNGGVFILHMALTACFVTLPKQFVASGLALEQHWQLYLPTLLGSFFLMVPFMIIAIKKQKEKQMFSVAVALLTLALLLLWYLPSSMTTLVVSVMMFFTAFNYLEATMPSILSRIAPAGVKGSVMGIYSSSQFLGAFAGGILGGFIAGKFGEQTIFLVMALFGLIWLLLTLGMKPLKKSKAYSFATNIVSDEKAQEVAQKLSEMPGVIEAIIMRDEAVAYLKVDEKVVDLPSIKILLNN